The proteins below come from a single Metarhizium brunneum chromosome 1, complete sequence genomic window:
- the Ank3_0 gene encoding Ankyrin-3 — MEEEEKKKTKAPIERLPPELLLNIGEWFDDRRSLNTLVRTSLVFYTALNAHLYKLNIRNDPPSASCLFWAAQVGRLGTFRVAHRFGADLNVKRETKREPPSPLHTAIKNLHPEIVEYILQNGGHVHSPPWIGKAKRYPLGIALTARNLRHDASCVRKNQIILDMLIRHGANMVDDGEPALPHAAAMNKNRVVHLLLQQPTHGHTELLHYLLNQPGINIHAQSTDALGFAVVNGHVDAVRLLVMWHGLTPDAAFELRKTAFLRALETGQASICEFLITLPGINGALSLPRNCTALHWAARSENVDCVPVLLDKSSFHLGAVDDDGHTALHCLAMTLNSKGRTTRAEVVRMLVDRGAEVNPVSLMGYTPLHFAIARNNFDVATQLLHQEADPTIGAESDTGDYIWTLLHESLLGNSWVPWNYEPRIRMLQALIQHDYANLNKESRVTSAEMRRTKDAPFDGTPLLFAVLYDSEPGTIKMLIKAGARVDSVAMKRETAAPNSFHSHSILQALLSSHLRPNYPVSYKDTNVSVSVEDVRHIKTRLEILLSNGARIDNEHGPQSVLEYACEVQLAGYPALLGALFEMAHPVNVSSGHVQSLIHSYSGVAAEEYPPKFDLAAALQKWMDVWLIPEGRRMQLL, encoded by the exons atggaggaagaggagaaaaagaagacaaaggccCCCATCGAGCGTCTCCCACCAGAACTCCTTCTCAACATCGGCGAGTGGTTCGATGATCGGCGAAGCCTCAACACACTTGTCCGCACATCACTCGTTTTCTATACAGCACTCAATGCCCATCTGTACAAGCTTAATATCAGAAATGACCCTCCAAGTGCGTCTTGTCTTTTCTGGGCTGCACAGGTTGGCCGGCTCGGCACCTTCAGGGTGGCCCATCGGTTCGGGGCCGACTTGAACGTCAAGCGGGAAACGAAAAGGGAGCCTCCATCACCACTACACACGGCTATTAAGAACCTGCATCCAGAGATAGTAGAATACATCCTTCAAAATGGAGGTCATGTGCACTCACCGCCTTGGATTGGGAAGGCAAAGCGTTATCCGCTAGGCATAGCCTTGACCGCCCGTAATCTCAGGCATGATGCTAGCTGCGTCAGGAAGAACCAAATAATATTGGACATGCTCATCCGTCATGGTGCTAACATGGTGGACGACGGTGAGCCTGCTCTTCCCCATGCGGCCGCCATGAACAAAAATCGCGTTGTTCAtctgcttctccaacaaCCCACG CATGGGCATACTGAGTTGTTGCACTATCTTCTGAATCAACCCGGAATTAACATCCACGCGCAATCAACGGATGCTCTAGGCTTTGCCGTCGTAAATGGGCACGTCGACGCTGTTCGTCTACTGGTCATGTGGCATGGCCTGACTCCTGACGCAGCATTCGAGCTGAGGAAGACGGCATTTTTACGGGCACTTGAAACGGGCCAGGCGAGCATTTGCGAGTTCCTAATCACGCTTCCTGGGATCAACGGGGCCCTGTCACTACCACGGAATTGCACAGCCTTGCACTGGGCAGCACGATCAGAGAATGTTGACTGCGTCCCCGTCCTGCTTGACAAGTCAAGTTTCCATCTCGGTGCtgtggacgatgatggccacACAGCGCTACACTGTCTTGCCATGACTTTGAACTCGAAAGGCCGAACGACGCGTGCAGAGGTGGTCAGGATGCTCGTGGACCGAGGGGCTGAAGTTAACCCAGTCAGCCTCATGGGATACACCCCTCTCCATTTTGCCATTGCGAGAAATAATTTTGATGTTGCTACACAATTATTACACCAAGAAGCCGATCCCACCATAGGTGCTGAATCTGACACGGGCGACTACATATGGACATTACTCCATGAAAGTCTACTGGGGAACTCGTGGGTCCCCTGGAACTACGAACCTAGAATAAGAATGCTTCAGGCACTAATTCAGCATGATTACGCAAACCTCAACAAGGAATCACGGGTGACTAGTGCAGAGATGCGACGAACCAAGGATGCGCCCTTTGACGGTACGCCATTACTGTTCGCCGTCTTGTACGATAGCGAGCCTGGAACAATAAAAATGCTCATCAAGGCGGGCGCCAGGGTAGATTCGGTCGCGATGAAACGGGAGACAGCGGCTCCAAATAGTTTCCATTCCCATTCCATTCTACAAGCTCTCCTGAGCTCGCATCTGCGACCCAACTACCCGGTCAGCTACAAAGACACCAATGTGTCGGTGAGTGTAGAGGACGTCAGACATATCAAGACGCGATTAGAAATATTGCTGTCAAACGGTGCAAGAATCGACAACGAGCACGGCCCACAGTCGGTGCTTGAATATGCTTGTGAGGTTCAGTTGGCGGGATATCCAGCACTACTGGGGGCCTTGTTTGAGATGGCACACCCGGTCAACGTTTCGTCGGGCCATGTCCAGAGTTTAATACACTCGTATTCAGGCGTGGCGGCTGAGGAATATCCACCGAAATTCGACTTGGCTGCAGCATTACAGAAATGGATGGACGTGTGGTTGATACCAGAAGGAAGGAGGATGCAGTTGCTGTAG
- the HSDL2 gene encoding Hydroxysteroid dehydrogenase-like protein 2, whose translation MGKPVALVVGASRGMGRQVAVDLARNGYAVVVAAKSTSDASKNVPFPPDPNSPDSTITTVAREITTAGGDALALQVDVRFEESVNKLVSDAVAAYGRLDVLVYNSGAIYWSSVANTPLKRFQLMQRVNPEGLYAVVQAALPHLSPAARVVVVSPPIYSRFFRGKTAYAMGKVGMSVLTKGLGMDFAREGKLAAGMAISSMWPAVAIESAATQHFGGSSPEERRDLRKATIFSDAVLGVLRAPADKVNGELFLDEDFLRDFCGVADFQKYAVVPGAQPRRMLPAKLPDLSVAEQDDEGKRIDLAKPKI comes from the exons ATGGGCAAGCCCGTCGCTTTAGTAGTCGGCGCATCACGCGGCATGGGCCGCCAGGTGGCAGTTGATCTGGCCAGGAACGGCTACGCAG TCGTCGTAGCGGCCAAATCCACAAGCGATGCGTCCAAAAACGTGCCCTTCCCGCCGGACCCCAACTCCCCCGacagcaccatcaccaccgtcgCCCGGGAAATCACaacggccggcggcgacgcgcTCGCCCTGCAGGTGGACGTCCGGTTCGAGGAGAGCGTGAACAAGCTCGTCTCGGACGCCGTTGCC gcGTACGGCCGGCTCGACGTGCTGGTGTACAACTCGGGCGCGATATACTGGTCGTCGGTGGCCAACACGCCCCTCAAGCGGTTCCAGCTCATGCAGCGCGTCAACCCGGAGGGCCTGTACGCCGTGGTGCAGGCCGCGCTGCCGCACCTCTCGCCCGCCGcgcgcgtcgtcgtcgtcagcCCGCCCATCTACAGCCGCTTCTTCCGCGGCAAGACGGCCTACGCCATGGGCAAGGTGGGCATGAGCGTCCTGACAAAGGGCCTGGGCATGGACTTTGCCCGTGAGGGCAAGCTGGCCGCCGGCATGGCCATCTCCAGCATGTGGCCTGCCGTG GCCATCGAGTCTGCGGCCACCCAGCACTTTGGCGGCTCCTCGCCCGAGGAGCGCCGCGACCTGCGCAAGGCAACCATCTTCAGCGACGCCGTGCTGGGCGTGCTCCGCGCCCCCGCGGACAAGGTCAACGGCGAGCTGTTCCTCGACGAGGACTTTTTGCGCGACTTTTGCGGCGTCGCCGATTTTCAAAAGTACGCCGTCGTGCCGGGCGCCCAGCCGCGCAGGATGCTGCCCGCCAAGCTGCCCGACTTGAGTGTTGCCGAGCAGGACGACGAAGGGAAGAGGATAGACCTGGCCAAGCCCAAGATATAG
- the BNI4 gene encoding Protein BNI4: MAALVQTYPQQTSTATMLQTRPSSTGGMITTNQPHGNHPYNMGGSQAPRSAYSSNGSTGYRNGSVSRQPFAFSSTPNLGQTLSWQQYGTYRTTPSGAVPSSPSHDSGVNYRPAMQSSPSANSMGHSNSFGLGYGGSRDDSALTPGRVTAPTARPQSYFSVSTQPSFSSSTKQSGPDRYRRTSTVQPSHHSRSQSTTLSPSPSMVSPGQAYQANRRYSASNMSANQGLVSVSSIDDLQQYKKSGQDDAMRMRRRSVHTIDTREFSNTRPISRDSADGKQARLLQTNSHSRNGSSESVASTRSSHSRRSSATNHNVSTPTSNPSLSGSDETAKSEQQKMLSVPPRGSSSDVVKRTHSPSPLSKPATMANEATEDTGSASGAATNFESPAAKQLAALNQKGGKTKSKTSRLRRAFSFGSAAEFRKAAEEAEKAEPSKLHKEPTAEEAYDAEQARIAQAQEAGGIGNSIYGGRFFGSTDNLSISSTASSASIMIRKMGRGMKKSTRSLVGLFRPKSVIGVPAAEPLAPEASQATVSMITVEAEAQRVNVTADPHAANGGTGFPRLERNSIDAAHVPEIGDERLGSSAGEQRKSIVGGDKERAEVLAAVRKGILKRPGSPSVRVTDGCPSPDLVLPNIPAIADSPISSAPSTPNDETLGHKRAGSIAIGSEDYFMSALRLRQDSQSGTPPAKRNATFSPRIIFYDTWPSQEYDRRGEIATCNRLTPLLAQQIKEELNSFKMEMEVHENSKIYTHFF, encoded by the exons ATGGCTGCATTGGTGCAGACGTATCCGCAGCAGACTTCTACAGCCACGATGCTTCAAACTCGCCCTTCGTCAACAGGTGGCATGATAACGACTAATCAGCCGCACGGTAACCATCCATATAATATGGGTGGTTCACAGGCTCCAAGATCTGCCTATAGCTCTAACGGGTCTACTGGATATAGAAATGGCTCTGTTTCTAGACAGCCTTTTGCATTCTCTAGCACGCCAAACTTGGGTCAAACCTTGTCATGGCAGCAATATGGCACATACAGAACAACTCCTTCCGGCGCAGTCCCCTCATCGCCGTCCCATGATTCTGGAGTCAACTATCGCCCTGCTATGCAAAGCAGCCCATCCGCCAACTCCATGGGTCATTCGAACTCTTTTGGATTAGGTTATGGTGGCTCGCGAGATGATTCTGCTCTGACACCCGGCCGAGTCACGGCGCCTACAGCACGGCCGCAATCGTATTTCTCTGTTTCCACGCAGCCctccttttcgtcttctaCCAAGCAGAGTGGTCCAGATCGATACAGACGAACAAGCACTGTTCAACCTTCTCATCATAGTCGCTCTCAAAGTACCACACTCTCACCCAGTCCATCGATGGTGTCTCCAGGTCAAGCGTATCAAGCCAACAGGAGATATTCTGCGTCAAACATGTCTGCCAATCAAGGTTTGGTATCTGTATCTTCAATCGATGACCTACAGCAATACAAAAAGTCTGGTCAGGATGACGCTATGAGAATGCGTAGACGCAGTGTGCACACAATCGACACACGAGAGTTCTCAAACACAAGGCCAATCTCGCGTGATAGTGCCGACGGAAAACAGGCTCGCCTCTTGCAGACCAACTCTCATTCGCGCAATGGAAGTTCGGAGAGTGTTGCCTCCACCCGCAGCAGCCATTCCAGGCGGTCATCT GCAACCAACCATAATGTGTCTACCCCCACCAGTAACCCCTCTTTATCTGGAAGTGATGAAACTGCCAAAAGTGAACAGCAGAAGATGCTGAGTGTTCCTCCTCGAGGCTCCTCGTCTGATGTTGTTAAGCGCACTCACAGCCCTTCGCCTCTATCCAAGCCGGCGACGATGGCAAATGAGGCCACCGAAGACACCGGGTCGGCGTCTGGCGCCGCAACTAATTTCGAGTCACCTGCCGCAAAACAACTGGCTGCACTTAACCAAAAAGGGGGCAAAACCAAAAGCAAAACTTCAAGATTACGACGAGCTTTCTCATttggcagcgccgccgagTTTCGAAAGGCTGCAGAAGAGGCGGAGAAGGCGGAACCATCCAAGCTTCATAAAGAACCAACAGCAGAGGAGGCATACGATGCCGAGCAGGCACGTATTGCCCAGGCACAAGAGGCCGGTGGTATTGGTAATAGCATTTATGGTGGAAGATTCTTTGGATCTACGGATAacctctccatctcctccacTGCTTCATCGGCGTCAATTATGATTCGCAAAATGGGCCGggggatgaagaagagcacCCGATCCCTTGTTGGCCTCTTCAGACCAAAGTCAGTTATTGGTGTTCCTGCCGCTGAACCGCTGGCACCGGAGGCCAGCCAGGCGACCGTTTCAATGATCACAGTGGAGGCCGAAGCTCAACGTGTGAACGTAACAGCAGATCCTCATGCTGCTAATGGGGGTACTGGATTCCCGCGCCTCGAGCGGAACtcaattgatgctgctcACGTGCCCGAGATTGGGGACGAAAGACTGGGTAGCTCCGCAGGGGAGCAGCGTAAGAGCATTGTTGGTGGGGATAAGGAACGCGCTGAAGTGCTCGCCGCTGTGAGAAAGGGTATTTTGAAAC GACCTGGAAGCCCTTCAGTGAGAGTCACAGACGGGTGTCCTTCCCCAGACCTAGTTCTCCCCAACATCCCGGCCATTGCTGACTCTCCCATTTCGAGTGCGCCTAGCACACCCAATGATGAGACTCTGGGCCATAAGAGGGCCGGTTCCATCGCCATTGGCAGCGAAGATTACTTCATGTCTGCTTTGCGCCTTCGCCAAGACAGCCAGTCGGGAACACCACCTGCCAAGCGAAATGCCACATTCTCGCCTCGTATCATCTTTTATGACACGTGGCCCAGTCAGGAGTATGATCGCCGTGGAGAAATCGCCACGTGCAATCGGCTCACTCCTTTGCTTGCACAGCAGATCAAGGAAGAACTCAACTCGTTTAAAATG GAAATGGAGGTACATGAGAACTCCAAGATCTACACCCACTTCTTCTGA
- the dus1 gene encoding tRNA-dihydrouridine(16/17) synthase: MTGAEMAQNAPATPASKKLHGRAFYESIGSPKYIVAPMVDQSEFAWRMLTRSFLTDEEKKKMLAYTPMFHARLFSQEGKYRKAHFQSTKPDSQEPWLDGNPSIDRPLFVQFCANDPEALLSAAKQVSPYCDAVDLNLGCPQGIARKGHYGAFLQEDQDLIFRLINTLHKELSIPVTAKIRILEDKEKTLAYAQNVLKAGASILTVHGRRREQKGHLTGVADWKTLRFLRDSLPPETVIFANGNILQGGDIDECLAATGADGVMSAEGNLSDPALFAKAPPVGEEGREYWRGKDGRGGWRVDAITRRYLDILHRYALGVEPPARRPLFVPGDNTAWMEEQPQEAQQDEERPHKRRKKDTDGGKRDEPSPNLVAMQPHLFHLLRHFVSKHTDIRDLLARSRRDGIQGYERVLEAVERRVAKELLDYEATEGKSFPDELESLGDGKDDEVEGESSKATVRRCKRPVWVAQPIVRPLPAEALAKGAIRLSKKELEAKAKGESVVTDVTGGHKPEEGKAEVKNGDKAVEEGRKEEIKARDELVSG, translated from the exons ATGACTGGGGCAGAGATGGCTCAAAATGCGCCCGCCACTCCGGCGTCAAAGAAGTTACATGGACGAGCGTTTTACGAGAGCATTGGGAGCCCCAAGTATATTGTAGCTCCCATGGTGGACCAATCCGAGTTT GCCTGGCGAATGCTTACACGATCCTTCCTCACtgacgaagaaaagaagaagatgctCGCATACACTCCAATGTTCCATGCCCGACTCTTCTCCCAGGAGGGCAAGTACCGCAAGGCGCATTTCCAATCCACGAAACCCGACTCCCAGGAACCCTGGCTCGACGGCAACCCGTCCATTGACCGCCCTCTATTCGTACAATTCTGCGCCAACGACCCCGAGGCTCTTCTCTCCGCGGCGAAGCAGGTCAGCCCATACTGCGACGCTGTCGACCTGAATCTGGGCTGTCCCCAGGGCATTGCGCGCAAGGGCCACTACGGCGCGTTCCTACAAGAGGACCAGGATCTGATTTTCCGCCTCATCAACACCCTGCACAAGGAGCTGTCGATTCCCGTCACAGCCAAAATTCGAATATTagaagacaaagaaaagaCGTTGGCATATGCGCAAAATGTCTTGAAGGCGGGTGCGTCAATATTGACTGTTCacggacgacgacgagagcaaAAGGGCCACCTGACGGGCGTGGCGGACTGGAAGACGCTCAGGTTCCTGAGGGACAGCCTGCCTCCCGAGACGGTAATATTTGCAAACGGCAACATCCTGCAGGGCGGCGACATCGACGAGTGCCTGGCGGCAACAGGCGCAGACGGCGTCATGAGCGCCGAGGGCAACCTCAGCGATCCCGCGCTTTTCGCCAAAGCCCCTCCTGTCGGCGAAGAAGGGAGGGAGTACTGGCGCGGGAAGGACGGGAGAGGCGGCTGGCGAGTCGATGCCATCACGCGTCGCTACCTGGATATACTGCACCGATACGCGCTCGGAGTCGAGCCGCCCGCCCGACGACCCCTGTTTGTGCCGGGAGACAACACGGCCTGGATGGAGGAGCAGCCGCAAGAGGCTCAACAAGACGAGGAGCGCCCTCACAAGCGGCGCAAGAAGGACACTGACGGCGGGAAACGCGACGAGCCCTCGCCGAATCTGGTCGCTATGCAGCCTCATCTGTTCCACCTCTTGCGACACTTTGTCTCCAAGCACACTGACATACGAGACTTGTTGGCACGCAGTCGCAGGGACGGCATCCAGGGGTACGAAAGGGTCCTGGAGGCAGTTGAGCGGCGGGTCGCGAAAGAATTATTAGACTACGAAGCCACAGAGGGCAAGAGTTTTCCGGACGAACTAGAGAGCCTGGGGGATGGCAAGGATGATGAGGTTGAGGGCGAGAGCTCAAAGGCGACGGTGAGGAGGTGCAAGAGGCCGGTGTGGGTGGCGCAGCCGATTGTGAGGCCGTTGCCGGCCGAGGCTTTGGCCAAGGGGGCAATCAGGTTGAGcaagaaggagctggaggcCAAGGCGAAGGGGGAGAGTGTTGTGACGGATGTGACGGGCGGTCATAAGCCCGAGGAGGGAAAGGCGGAAGTGAAGAATGGGGATAAGGCTGTGGAGGAGGGAAGGAAAGAGGAGATTAAGGCTCGGGATGAGCTTGTATCTGGGTAA
- the LAC9 gene encoding Lactose regulatory protein: MSSSQASATSPPPPSGRKVNRSCTECTRRKIKCDGRHPCSSCVYYRSADSCEFRQRSRRNAVSRSTFDKTSEQLKLQSKVLETLFPGSNLKDLLEKSQSELLELLSVNHVSPRSKVHQLPPHMPITPGPPPVLPQRREEDGQFASGSPAQGSASVSENGEAAEERQWDESLDQPATVASDDINALGLAADNHPARSYLGVTSMSAVFRTIFQLCPAAKEHTNKCARSLAAVPSPAHPAVPVTGRDPALSVLREQRFIDFYFEHVHPLTPLLDEQDFRSQYASGTRRDGSWMGLLNMVFALGSIASGSEGLHEQYYREARSFTGLDSLGSGNLESLQALCLLGGYYLHYRNSPNMAYGILGTAQRVAIALGLHREPRRAMETPDPGEMESCRRRVETRRRTWWSFFCLDTWACMTQGRPTCGRWESSTMDTYFPSCLYPDDQEATLLRANIEFCLIFERAQHRYAQFSRLSNQEILALDAELQTWYKSLPQETKQVDNAPQRFRFARELLKTRYYNARIILARSLILYMAHDLKRKPAELLPEQAHILDHCCSIAAEAIDSTARYWSPNRIHVWHSSWYLFQACTVPLLSIAINRNMEQRQQKQVSSPSSDRVVSWQTSLAKALDTFAEMRPWMRTSDRSPDIVSALYEALTAAGEVDGQTPSATDGSLDLFGWCDDQLTELDWGVFLGDEGLARGMYPV, from the exons ATGTCCAGCTCGCAAGCCTCGgcaacatcaccaccgccgccatccgGGCGCAAAGTAAACAGATCCTGTACTGAATGCACTCGTCGCAAGATCAAGTGTGACGGCCGCCATCCCTGCAGTAGCTGCGTCTACTACCGCAGTGCAGACTCTTGCGAGTTCCGCCAACGCTCCAGGCGGAATGCCGTGAGCAGGAG CACTTTTGACAAGACATCCGAGCAGCTCAAATTGCAATCCAAGGTTCTGGAGACTCTCTTTCCCGGTTCCAATCTGAAAGATCTCTTGGAAAAGAGTCAAAGTGAACTCCTCGAGCTACTCAGCGTAAACCATGTCTCTCCACGCAGCAAGGTGCATCAACTGCCTCCTCATATGCCCATCACGCCAGGTCCGCCCCCCGTTCTCCCTCaaagacgagaagaagatggtcAATTTGCCTCGGGCTCACCTGCTCAGGGGTCCGCCTCCGTGTCAGAAAATGGAGAAGCGGCCGAGGAACGCCAATGGGACGAATCTCTCGACCAACCTGCTACCGTTGCCAGTGACGATATCAATGCCCTCGGATTGGCTGCAGACAATCACCCTGCGCGCTCTTATCTCGGTGTAACATCCATGAGCGCCGTATTCAGAACCATATTTCAGTTGTGCCCTGCCGCCAAGGAGCATACCAACAAATGTGCCAGATCGCTGGCTGCAGTACCCTCACCAGCACATCCGGCAGTGCCTGTTACCGGCAGAGACCCAGCACTGAGTGTTCTGCGGGAACAGCGTTTTATTGACTTTTATTTCGAACATGTCCATCCCCTTACTCCACTATTAGATGAACAAGACTTTCGAAGTCAGTACGCATCTGGCACTCGTCGGGATGGGTCGTGGATGGGACTCTTGAACATGGTCTTTGCTTTGGGATCGATAGCTTCTGGAAGCGAGGGTTTGCACGAGCAGTATTATCGGGAAGCCCGCTCGTTTACAGGATTGGATAGTCTAGGGTCTGGCAACCTTGAAAGTCTGCAGGCCCTATGTCTCCTCGGCGGATACTACTTACACTATCGGAACTCGCCCAACATGGCCTATGGCATCCTCGGTACAGCCCAGCGGGTAGCCATTGCGCTTGGTCTACACCGTGAACCTCGCAGGGCCATGGAGACACCAGACCCTGGCGAAATGGAATCATGTCGAAGGCGTGTTGAAACCAGAAGACGAACGTGGTGGTCCTTTTTCTGCCTCGACACGTGGGCTTGCATGACCCAAGGTCGCCCTACATGTGGTCGATGGGAAAGCAGCACCATGGACACATACTTTCCATCGTGTCTCTACCCAGATGACCAAGAGGCTACATTGCTCCGAGCCAACATTGAGTTCTGTCTAATCTTCGAACGAGCCCAACATCGCTACGCCCAGTTCAGCCGTCTCTCCAACCAGGAGATTCTAGCCCTCGACGCCGAACTGCAAACGTGGTACAAGAGCCTCCctcaagaaacaaaacaagtTGACAATGCTCCTCAAAGGTTCCGATTCGCCCGAGAGCTATTAAAAACGAGATACTACAACGCCCGAATCATTCTTGCGCGATCCCTTATACTCTACATGGCTCATGACTTGAAGCGTAAACCCGCAGAACTTCTCCCCGAGCAAGCCCACATTCTCGATCACTGTTGCTCCATTGCCGCAGAGGCAATCGACTCCACAGCACGATACTGGTCCCCGAACCGCATTCACGTGTGGCATTCCTCATGGTATCTGTTCCAGGCATGTACCGTGCCGCTGCTTAGCATTGCAATCAACAGAAATATGGAACAGCGTCAACAGAAACAAgtatcatcaccatcatcagacaGAGTCGTCTCTTGGCAGACGAGCTTGGCAAAAGCGCTGGACACATTTGCCGAAATGCGGCCATGGATGCGAACATCTGATCGATCCCCAGATATAGTGTCTGCCTTGTACGAAGCCCTGACAGCTGCTGGGGAAGTAGACGGCCAAACGCCTTCTGCGACGGACGGGAGCTTGGATCTGTTTGGCTGGTGTGATGATCAGCTTACAGAGCTGGATTGGGGAGTGTTTCTAGGTGATGAAGGCTTGGCCAGGGGGATGTATCCAGTGTGA